The Schistocerca piceifrons isolate TAMUIC-IGC-003096 chromosome 5, iqSchPice1.1, whole genome shotgun sequence genome has a segment encoding these proteins:
- the LOC124798221 gene encoding integrator complex subunit 11, which produces MPDIKITPLGAGQDVGRSCILLSMGGKNIMLDCGMHMGYNDERRFPDFTYIAQEGPLTSYIDCVIISHFHLDHCGALPYFTEMVGYTGPIYMTHPTKAIAPILLEDMRKVAVERKGESNFFTSQNIKDCMKKVVAVTLHQSLMVDSQLEIKAYYAGHVLGAAMFWIRVGSQSVVYTGDYNMTPDRHLGAAWIDKCRPDLLITESTYATTIRDSKRCRERDFLKKVHECVDRGGKVLIPVFALGRAQELCILLETYWERMNLKVPVYFAVGLTEKANNYYKMFITWTNQKIRKTFVQRNMFDFKHIKPFDKAYIDNPGAMVVFATPGMLHAGLSLQIFKKWAPCENNMVIMPGFCVVGTVGHKILNGAKKIEFENRHIVEVKMAVEYMSFSAHADAKGIMQLIQYCEPKNVLLVHGEATKMEFLKEKIKKEFDIECFTPANGETCVINTNVKIPIDVSLSLLKAEAIKHNAQPPDPKRPRVMHGVLVVKDNAMCLMDVEEACKEAGINRHFVRFTSTLRMEDPGPASKTAEKLLQLIKSRLKDWNVQLTEASNISVESVLVKVEGSDDEQKSVYVSWDNQDEELGNYILGLLQTMGHQNVV; this is translated from the coding sequence ATGCCAGATATTAAAATTACTCCACTTGGTGCTGGTCAGGATGTTGGCCGTAGTTGCATTTTACTGTCAATGGGAGGCAAAAATATTATGCTTgattgtggcatgcacatgggttaCAACGACGAAAGGAGATTTCCAGACTTCACTTACATAGCACAAGAAGGCCCTCTCACAAGCTATATAGATTGTGTTATAATTTCCCATTTTCATTTAGATCATTGCGGGGCTTTACCATATTTCACTGAAATGGTTGGGTATACAGGACCTATCTATATGACACATCCAACGAAAGCTATAGCTCCCATTCTTTTAGAGGATATGAGAAAAGTCGCTGTAGAACGTAAAggagaaagtaatttttttacgtcacaaaatattaaagactgtatgaAGAAAGTAGTGGCTGTTACTTTACACCAGTCCTTAATGGTAGATTCTCAGCTGGAAATCAAAGCCTATTATGCTGGGCATGTCCTAGGTGCCGCAATGTTCTGGATACGCGTGGGTTCTCAATCTGTAGTGTACACAGGCGATTATAATATGACACCTGACCGACATCTGGGTGCTGCTTGGATTGATAAATGTAGACCTGACCTCTTAATAACAGAATCAACTTATGCTACAACCATAAGGGATTCAAAGCGGTGCAGAGAGCGTGATTTTCTAAAAAAAGTACACGAGTGTGTAGACCGTGGTGGTAAAGTTCTGATACCAGTATTCGCCTTGGGTAGAGCTCAAGAGCTTTGTATTTTGCTGGAAACTTATTGGGAACGAATGAATCTTAAAGTGCCAGTGTATTTTGCAGTTGGACTTACAGAGAAAGCCAATAACTATTATAAGATGTTTATAACTTGGACAAATCAAAAGATACGCAAGACCTTTGTACAGAGGAACATGTTTGATTTTAAACATATAAAACCCTTTGATAAAGCTTATATTGACAATCCAGGAGCCATGGTAGTGTTTGCCACTCCTGGGATGTTACATGCTGGTTTATCCCTTCAAATATTCAAAAAATGGGCACCATGTGAAAATAACATGGTTATAATGCCTGGATTTTGTGTTGTGGGAACAGTTGGTCATAAAATACTAAATGGTGCTAAAAAAATCGAATTCGAAAATCGTCATATAGTTGAAGTGAAAATGGCAGTGGAGTACATGTCATTTTCCGCTCATGCTGATGCAAAAGGTATTATGCAACTTATACAGTACTGTGAACCAAAAAATGTGCTATTAGTGCATGGAGAGGCAACAAAGATGGAGTttttaaaggaaaaaattaaaaaagaatttgaTATTGAGTGCTTTACACCAGCAAATGGAGAAACATGTGTCATAAACACTAATGTTAAAATACCAATTGACGTTTCTTTAAGCTTGCTCAAAGCTGAAGCCATCAAACACAATGCACAGCCTCCTGATCCAAAACGACCTCGTGTAATGCATGGTGTTCTTGTAGTGAAAGACAATGCTATGTGCCTAATGGATGTTGAAGAAGCTTGCAAGGAAGCAGGAATAAATAGACACTTTGTGAGGTTTACTTCTACACTGAGAATGGAAGATCCTGGTCCAGCGAGCAAAACAGCAGAAAAATTACTGCAGTTAATTAAGTCCCGCTTAAAAGACTGGAATGTTCAGCTGACAGAAGCCTCCAACATTTCAGTTGAATCTGTACTAGTTAAGGTTGAAGGCTCTGATGATGAACAGAAGAGTGTTTATGTGTCATGGGACAATCAAGATGAGGAGCTTGGAAATTACATTTTAGGTCTACTACAAACAATGGGCCATCAGAATGTTGTGTGA